In Fusarium oxysporum Fo47 chromosome VII, complete sequence, the following proteins share a genomic window:
- a CDS encoding P-loop containing nucleoside triphosphate hydrolase protein — MGPYNWCIPVRTSNPVHQTNSLPPRIEDGRDEPFIPDSDGEFLMPPSHNSSIAVLKVPTNKPAQICTHAGPTVMPAVQPDFASLSQRLITPGIAAPRVRAIASNSSQTAKATPGNSFNELPRKTHPESSQTLFLLNQLSSQPLTLTKWSQFMEKLIQQNDKNFIKATHERSPKEKRSEVKSEKERSLRPQKAFKQLTAPTDEYRALCLDTDEDEVRLDDLIDEIQAVEHVLLKTIDGTGLDVANFLGTVQKPTHGRPPASVIVKDTQPMFQKSANMSMMSNVATLASEMDTAKPSNAPYQSRPATRSSMADPMPVDAEFDVDDDGFSSLDELQLPSVLKAVRNLAPVSRSPPQATRRHPGDEFSDFRHDEEMLAFAQDYETRQSHVPISQDFREVVSVTTGNAGAVAKPLTSSKKLLTSVAPESIPAELMKHPWSPEVQRMLKDRFRMTGFRHNQLEAINATLGGKDAFVLMPTGGGKSLCYQLPAVIKTGKTQGITIVVSPLLSLMQDQVDHMKALGIQAVAFNGEYSAEYKRQVMTAFEKRSPEDYIELLYVNPEMVSKNTTFNKGMRTLHHKGKLARIIIDEAHCVSQWGHDFQPDYKTLGEVRQRYPGVPVMALTATATQNVIIDIRHNLGMDNCQTFSQSFNRPNLHYEVHGKTTNAKCMDEIASLIMSKYANQSGIVYTVTRKNAEKVAESLSIQGITARHYHAGLDPQRRLRYNCLAAGPGQDCRCNNCVRRGHRQARREETGRAGRDGEPSDCILFYGKQDIRILKKLIADGEGNNEQKERQMTMLNRVTAFCDNKSDCRRVEILRYFGEDLSAEQCRKTCDNCKAGLIFEQREFSEDAIAAIRVVQAQRRITAVQCADILMGRKYPPMRHVAQTTAEKAFHENNQVGHHGMAIQYLKLGSTYRLFLSGQRKLMLSIQVQEESATNKLSKTRSKQASKKPKDQDVTAMPSLYVSLPVGRWKKKTLTVKSDDENGSMTLNGYANDRFMINDDEDEEAFEALPDHQPLKPPSRSPGLLMSISAELKDLNEIHRDIVDDFVREAKVAGEKIRKREGLRSPLFTEKMLRVMAIQWTTSLDKMSKIPGIQPDKVMIHGPEILLILWRYYSGYREVMDPKRSGGNGQEIVDLLSSDAEMGEDAYEDEDGEDSPYFNTNRHADIRV; from the exons ATGGGCCCGTACAACTGGTGCATACCGGTTAGAA CTTCCAATCCAGTCCATCAGACCAACTCGCTTCCTCCTCGAATCGAGGATGGCAGGGATGAGCCATTCATTCCTGACTCCGACGGAGAATTTTTGATGCCCCCTTCCCATAATAGCTCAATCGCCGTCTTGAAAGTCCCTACGAACAAACCAGCACAAATTTGTACTCATGCAGGACCGACAGTTATGCCTGCAGTCCAGCCAGACTTTGCTTCGCTCTCCCAACGCCTCATTACTCCAGGAATAGCCGCCCCTAGAGTGCGCGCCATCGCGTCAAACAGCTCGCAGACCGCCAAGGCTACCCCTGGAAATTCTTTCAATGAACTTCCCCGTAAAACCCATCCCGAATCAAGTCAAACATTGTTTCTTCTGAATCAGTTGAGTTCTCAACCATTGACCTTGACTAAGTGGAGTCAATTCATGGAAAAGCTCATTCAGCAAAACGATAAGAATTTCATAAAAGCGACTCATGAGCGCTCGCCGAAGGAGAAGCGAAGTGAGGTTAAGTCAGAAAAAGAGCGATCGTTACGACCACAGAAGGCCTTCAAACAACTCACTGCCCCAACGGATGAGTATAGGGCACTTT GCCTTGACAcggatgaggacgaagttCGACTTGATGACCTCATCGATGAAATCCAAGCGGTGGAGCATGTCTTACTCAAAACAATCGATGGCACTGGGCTAGATGTAGCTAACTTCCTTGGGACTGTCCAGAAACCAACGCATGGTCGCCCTCCTGCATCAGTCATTGTGAAGGACACTCAACCAATGTTTCAAAAGAGTGCCAACATGTCTATGATGTCCAATGTTGCCACACTAGCAAGCGAGATGG ACACCGCGAAACCCTCAAATGCACCTTATCAGTCAAGACCGGCGACGAGATCATCAATGGCAGATCCCATGCCTGTGGATGCAGAATTTGATGTCGATGACGACGGCTTCTCTAGTCTAGATGAACTCCAGCTCCCGTCAGTGCTTAAAGCTGTAAGAAACTTAGCACCAGTCAGTCGAAGTCCGCCTCAAGCGACACGTCGTCACCCTGGCGATGAATTTAGTGACTTCAGACACGATGAGGAGATGCTTGCTTTTGCACAGGATTATGAGACCCGTCAGTCCCACGTTCCCATTTCGCAAGACTTTAGAGAAGTCGTCTCGGTGACAACTGGTAATGCTGGAGCTGTTGCAAAGCCTCTAACCTCGTCAAAGAAGCTATTGACGTCAGTAGCGCCAGAGTCAATCCCTGCCGAGCTGATGAAACATCCGTGGTCACCTGAAGTTCAAAGGATGCTCAAAGACCGGTTCAGAATGACAGGATTCCGCCATAATCAGCTTGAGGCTATTAATGCAACATTGGGAGGTAAAGATGCCTTCGTCCTTATGCCAACGGGTGGCGGCAAGTCTTTATGCTACCAATTACCTGCCGTTATCAAAACTGGCAAGACTCAGGGTATCACCATTGTGGTGTCGCCATTGCTCAGTTTGATGCAAGATCAAGTTGACCACATGAAAGCTCTAGGCATTCAGGCTGTCGCTTTCAATGGCGAGTACTCTGCTGAATATAAGAGACAGGTTATGACTGCTTTCGAGAAGAGAAGCCCAGAGGACTACATTGAGCTCCTGTATGTTAACCCCGAAATGGTGAGCAAGAACACTACCTTCAACAAGGGGATGCGAACCCTGCATCACAAAGGTAAACTTGCACGCATCATCATTGATGAGGCTCACTGCGTCAGTCAATGGGGCCATGATTTCCAGCCAGACTACAAAACTTTGGGCGAAGTCCGCCAGAGATATCCTGGAGTGCCGGTCATGGCTCTCACAGCCACCGCGACACAGAACGTCATCATCGACATTAGGCACAATCTCGGAATGGACAACTGCCAAACGTTCTCACAAAGCTTCAATCGTCCAAATCTACACTACGAGGTTCACGGAAAGACAACGAATGCCAAATGTATGGACGAGATCGCGTCGCTGATCATGTCCAAATATGCGAATCAGAGTGGGATTGTCTACACGGTCACACGAAAGAACGCAGAAAAAGTTGCGGAGAGTCTTTCGATCCAAGGAATCACCGCCAGGCACTACCACGCAGGCCTCGACCCCcagagaaggttgaggtaCAACTGCCTGGCAGCAGGGCCAGGTCAAGATTGTCGTTGCAACAATTGCGTTCGGCGTGGGCATCGACAAGCCAGACGTGAG GAGACGGGTCGCGCAGGCAGAGACGGAGAACCCTCCGATTGCATTCTTTTCTATGGCAAGCAGGATATAAGGATCCTGAAAAAGTTGATCGCTGATGGTGAGGGTAACAATGAGCAAAAGGAGCGCCAGATGACTATGCTTAACCGTGTCACGGCGTTTTGTGACAACAAGTCTGATTGCCGTCGGGTTGAAATTCTTCGCTATTTTGGCGAGGACTTGAGTGCAGAGCAGTGCCGCAAGACTTGCGACAATTGCAAAGCTGGTTTAATCTTTGAACAACGAGAATTTTCTGAGGATGCCATTGCAGCCATCAGGGTTGTTCAGGCGCAGAGGCGGATTACTGCGGTGCAATGCGCCGACATCCTCATGGGGAGGAAGTACCCCCCCATGAGGCACGTAGCTCAGACGACTG CCGAGAAGGCATTTCATGAGAACAACCAAGTCGGACATCATGGCATGGCAATCCAGTATTTGAAACTCGGATCGACATACCGCCTGTTTCTCTCAGGGCAACGGAAGCTCATGTTATCGATTCAAGTGCAGGAAGAGAGCGCGACTAACAAGCTTTCCAAGACCCGGTCGAAGCAAGCCAGTAAGAAGCCGAAGGATCAGGATGTGACGGCCATGCCGTCGCTATATGTGTCTTTACCTGTTGGGCgatggaaaaagaaaactcTTACCGTGAAAAGCGACGATGAGAATGGCTCCATGACTTTGAACGGCTATGCGAATGATAGGTTTATGATAaacgatgacgaggatgaagaggccTTTGAAGCGCTGCCTGACCACCAACCACTGAAGCCGCCCTCGCGATCGCCTGGGCTTCTAATGTCCATCAGTGCCGAGTTGAAGGACTTGAACGAAATACACCGGGATATTGTTGACGATTTCGTCCGGGAAGCAAAGGTAGCAGGGGAGAAAATCCGAAAGCGGGAAGGGCTCAGATCACCACTGTTTACCGAGAAGATGCTTCGGGTCATGGCCATACAGTGGACAACTTCTCTTGACAAGATGTCTAAGATTCCAGGCATCCAGCCTGACAAAGTCATGATTCATGGACCGGAGATTCTACTTATCTTGTGGAGATACTACAGCGGTTACCGTGAGGTCATGGATCCCAAGCGCTCTGGGGGTAACGGCCAGGAGATTGTGGATCTGCTAAGTTCAGATGCCGAGATGGGTGAGGATGCCtatgaggacgaggatgggGAGGATTCTCCTtacttcaacaccaacaggCACGCCGATATTCGGGTCTAG